From the Carya illinoinensis cultivar Pawnee chromosome 4, C.illinoinensisPawnee_v1, whole genome shotgun sequence genome, one window contains:
- the LOC122306478 gene encoding uncharacterized protein LOC122306478: protein MSDQSLIRNAGGSVMVGSYEKYLGLFSVVGRSKYYTFRGIKERVWRKVTNWKNSFLSAAGKEILIKVVLQAVPTYTMSVFLFPKRLCTELNSLLAKFWWGNQKNRKWINWGSWDRLGQQKHKGGIVFRNIEYFNLALLAKQGWRILSNPTSLVAQIHKQKYYKDSSYLEAKLGSSPLFIWKSIWKASEIVKDGMSFRVQSPIKRLHKEAMVKELIVEEEKKWNEELIREIFVENEVEQILSLPLSKMESEDKLVWGPSNPIRANFQ from the exons ATGAGTGATCAATCCCTTATAAGAAATGCAGGAGGATCTGTGATGGTGGGAtcttatgagaaatatttgggacTATTTTCAGTTGTAGGTAGATCCAAATACTACACTTTTAGGGGCATAAAGGAGAGAGTTTGGAGGAAGGTGACAAACTGGAAAAATTCTTTTCTCTCTGCAGCAGGGAAAGAGATTCTCATCAAGGTTGTGTTACAAGCAGTTCCAACTTACACTATGAGTGTATTCTTGTTTCCAAAAAGACTTTGTACTGAACTAAATAGCCTTTTAGCCAAGTTCTGGTGGGGCAAtcagaaaaatagaaaatggatAAATTGGGGCAGCTGGGATAGATTGGGGCAACAGAAACACAAAGGAGGAATTGTGTTTAGAAATATAGAGTATTTTAATTTGGCCTTGCTTgccaagcaagggtggagaatcCTTTCAAACCCCACAAGCTTAGTGGCTCAGATCCACAAGCAGAAATACTATAAAGATTCCTCGTATTTAGAAGCCAAGTTGGGTAGTAGCCCTTTATTCATatggaagagtatatggaaggcATCTGAGATTGTTAAAGATGGAATGAG CTTTAGAGTTCAGTCTCCAATAAAGAGGCTGCACAAGGAAGCAATGGTGAAAGAGCTTATTgtggaagaagagaagaaatggaATGAAGAGCTGATTCGAGAAATATTTGTAGAGAATGAGGTGGAACAAATCCTTAGTCTACCATTGAGCAAAATGGAGAGTGAAGACAAGTTGGTCTGGGGTCCTTCCAATCCAATAAGGGCCAATTTTCAGTAA